The following proteins come from a genomic window of Pirellulales bacterium:
- a CDS encoding LysR family transcriptional regulator, with protein MHLKALKIFCDVVYRRSFSRAADDNGISQSGASQLVHQLERRLGVKLVDRSKRPFTLTPEGEVYYDGCRKLLDRYDALEEEVRTLHEEVAGRVRVASIYSVGLHHMNRYLQDFLSQYPKANVRLEYLHPHRVYEAIENDQADLGLVSYPKSSRTVKAILWREEPMVLVCAPGHALARRTRVGFKDLDGQAMIGFDADLTIRREIDRVLHLHNAEVRVVMEFDNIETIKRAIEIDAGIGLLPQPTVVREVESGSLAAIPLTSDELIRPLGILHRRGKDLGVTVRRFMDLLRSEGKQLAIGAPELAGAVAGDGSRNGDGGRIGESGRNGDGSRSERLLSVVRSGTA; from the coding sequence ATGCACTTGAAAGCACTGAAGATCTTCTGCGATGTCGTTTACCGGCGCAGCTTTTCGCGGGCCGCTGACGACAATGGAATCTCCCAGTCGGGCGCCAGTCAATTGGTCCACCAATTGGAGCGCCGGCTCGGCGTCAAGTTAGTCGATCGCTCGAAACGCCCCTTCACGCTTACGCCGGAGGGGGAAGTTTATTACGACGGCTGTCGAAAATTGCTCGATCGCTACGACGCTCTCGAAGAAGAAGTCCGCACGCTGCACGAAGAGGTAGCCGGGCGGGTCCGCGTGGCCTCGATCTATTCGGTCGGGTTGCACCACATGAACCGCTATCTGCAAGATTTCTTGAGTCAATATCCGAAGGCGAACGTGCGTTTGGAGTATCTCCATCCGCATCGAGTTTACGAAGCGATCGAGAACGATCAGGCCGACTTGGGATTGGTGAGCTATCCGAAATCGTCGCGGACCGTCAAGGCCATCTTGTGGCGCGAGGAGCCGATGGTGCTGGTTTGCGCGCCGGGGCATGCATTGGCCCGCCGCACGCGCGTGGGCTTCAAGGACCTCGATGGCCAGGCGATGATCGGCTTCGACGCCGATCTGACGATCCGCCGCGAGATCGATCGCGTGCTGCACTTGCACAATGCCGAAGTGCGGGTGGTGATGGAATTCGACAATATCGAGACGATCAAACGGGCGATCGAGATCGACGCGGGGATCGGCCTGTTGCCGCAGCCGACGGTCGTTCGCGAAGTGGAATCCGGCAGCCTAGCGGCGATTCCGCTGACCAGCGATGAGTTGATCCGGCCGCTGGGGATTCTGCATCGCCGCGGCAAAGATCTGGGAGTCACGGTGCGGCGGTTCATGGATCTCTTGCGAAGCGAAGGGAAGCAGCTCGCCATCGGTGCTCCGGAACTCGCCGGCGCCGTAGCCGGAGATGGAAGTCGCAATGGCGATGGCGGGCGCATAGGAGAGAGCGGGCGCAACGGCGACGGCAGCCGTAGCGAGCGGCTTTTGAGCGTCGTCCGCTCCGGCACCGCGTAA